In Methanothermobacter sp., a genomic segment contains:
- a CDS encoding thioredoxin domain-containing protein — translation MEHENALIKEKSPYLLQHAHDLVDWLPWGEEAFKTAKKYNKPIFLSIGYSTCHWCHVMARESFNDPVIAKLINETFIPVKVDREERPDIDNIYMNACQLLTGTGGWPLTIFLTPDGRPFFAGTYFPKETSHGVAGLKEIILKTGELWEKKPEDIDNAATEITMAIKRMNAPTKPHEIQEKIIDAGFEELKKAFDHENGGFGSSQKFPLPNHLYFLLRYGLLKDKKALGMVELTLDKMRFGGIYDHVGYGFHRYTVDPTWRIPHFEKMLYDQALMAIAYLEAYQVLGKELYKKTVKEIFEYVIREMRSPKGGFYSAEDAESEGEEGKFYLWTMKELREILDSDLLCEFFNVKEEGNLLDETGKPSGKNVLYMKTMPEKFAEEKGIDPTEFLEEVEDGRRKLFNYRSRRTPPNKDDKILTDWNGLMIAAFARGYKVLGDKRYLNVAEDALEFIMDKLYKNGRLMHRYRDGESAIWGNLDDYAFFIWGILELYDATFNEKYIKLALGLSEELNEHFRDDENGGFFFTADYSDSLLIRKKEGSDSATPSGNSVHALNLLRMGSILEDEAMIKIAEHIIKSFVAKIKRIPLAYTLLLVGAHWHQTGGSSLVIAARTRSCIPHKLKSTFIPYFTVTLKLEDSDWSFAPETLRNKKLLNECTYYLCKDKTCHPPIKDPEAIIDILTK, via the coding sequence ATGGAACATGAAAACGCCCTTATAAAAGAGAAGAGTCCATATCTTTTACAGCATGCCCATGACCTCGTAGATTGGCTTCCATGGGGTGAAGAAGCATTTAAGACAGCAAAAAAGTATAACAAGCCCATATTCTTGTCAATAGGCTATTCCACATGTCACTGGTGCCATGTGATGGCCAGAGAATCATTTAATGACCCGGTAATCGCTAAACTCATAAATGAAACATTCATACCAGTTAAAGTTGACAGAGAGGAAAGACCAGACATTGACAATATTTATATGAACGCTTGCCAACTCCTCACAGGTACAGGGGGCTGGCCACTCACTATATTCCTAACACCTGATGGTAGACCGTTCTTCGCAGGCACATACTTCCCAAAGGAGACAAGCCATGGCGTGGCCGGATTAAAAGAGATCATATTAAAAACTGGGGAACTTTGGGAAAAAAAGCCAGAAGACATAGATAATGCAGCCACCGAGATCACTATGGCCATCAAGAGGATGAACGCACCCACAAAACCACATGAAATCCAGGAGAAGATAATAGATGCAGGATTCGAGGAATTGAAGAAGGCCTTTGACCATGAAAATGGGGGGTTCGGGTCTTCACAGAAATTCCCACTACCAAATCATCTTTACTTCTTGTTAAGGTATGGTCTTCTAAAAGATAAAAAAGCCTTGGGTATGGTTGAATTAACCCTTGATAAAATGCGCTTTGGGGGTATCTACGACCATGTAGGGTATGGTTTTCATCGTTACACTGTTGACCCTACATGGAGGATACCCCATTTCGAGAAAATGCTTTATGACCAAGCTTTAATGGCCATAGCATACCTTGAAGCCTATCAAGTATTGGGAAAGGAACTCTACAAGAAAACAGTAAAAGAAATATTTGAATACGTTATAAGGGAGATGAGATCCCCCAAGGGTGGGTTCTATTCGGCAGAGGATGCGGAAAGTGAAGGAGAAGAAGGCAAGTTTTATCTCTGGACAATGAAAGAATTAAGAGAAATTTTAGATTCTGATTTGCTCTGTGAATTCTTCAATGTCAAAGAAGAGGGCAACCTACTAGATGAGACCGGAAAACCCTCAGGCAAAAACGTCCTTTATATGAAGACCATGCCAGAAAAATTCGCAGAAGAGAAAGGAATAGACCCCACTGAATTCCTAGAGGAAGTGGAGGATGGTAGAAGAAAACTCTTCAATTATAGGTCGAGGAGGACACCACCCAATAAGGATGATAAGATACTTACAGACTGGAATGGGCTTATGATAGCAGCCTTTGCAAGGGGCTATAAGGTACTGGGAGACAAGAGGTATTTGAATGTAGCCGAGGATGCGCTGGAATTTATCATGGACAAACTTTATAAGAATGGGAGGTTGATGCATCGTTACAGGGATGGTGAAAGTGCAATTTGGGGCAATCTTGATGATTACGCTTTCTTCATCTGGGGGATACTAGAATTATATGACGCAACCTTCAATGAAAAATACATAAAACTCGCCCTAGGATTATCAGAGGAATTAAACGAACATTTCAGAGATGATGAGAATGGGGGATTCTTTTTCACGGCTGATTATTCTGATAGTCTTTTAATAAGGAAAAAAGAGGGTTCTGATAGTGCAACACCATCAGGTAATTCTGTTCATGCACTAAACTTGTTAAGAATGGGTAGCATACTAGAAGATGAAGCTATGATCAAAATTGCAGAACACATCATAAAGTCATTCGTAGCCAAGATTAAACGAATACCTCTAGCTTATACCTTACTTTTGGTGGGGGCTCACTGGCACCAAACAGGTGGCAGTAGTTTAGTTATAGCAGCTCGGACAAGATCATGCATACCCCATAAACTAAAAAGTACATTTATACCATACTTTACAGTGACTCTTAAACTGGAAGACAGTGACTGGTCATTCGCACCGGAAACATTAAGAAATAAGAAACTACTCAATGAGTGCACCTATTACTTATGCAAGGATAAAACCTGCCATCCACCCATAAAAGACCCAGAAGCTATAATAGATATCCTAACCAAATAA
- a CDS encoding phosphocholine cytidylyltransferase family protein, with the protein MVSIKVVILAAGVGSRLGHGLPKALVKLCDEKTILDHQLENLKSAGLENIRIVIGYKGDLIKERHPDLEYVINRRYYATNTSKSLLIGIKDLDGDVIWLNGDVVFDPKILQLIMEKRRENLICVNSKKVGDEEVKYNITSDGYIKKLSKSIPDGLGEAVGINYVKKETLPILRESLMECQDQDYFEKAIEKSIEKGEKFKALNIKDNFCIEVDFPEDLEKARKYCKENLG; encoded by the coding sequence GTGGTTTCTATTAAAGTTGTCATCCTAGCCGCGGGTGTGGGCAGTAGACTAGGACATGGTTTACCCAAGGCACTTGTAAAGTTATGTGATGAGAAGACAATACTCGACCATCAACTAGAAAACCTTAAGAGTGCAGGGCTGGAAAATATAAGGATCGTGATAGGATACAAGGGTGATCTGATAAAAGAAAGACACCCAGACCTTGAATATGTTATAAATAGACGATACTATGCTACTAACACCTCAAAGAGTCTTCTAATTGGGATAAAGGATTTGGACGGGGATGTTATATGGTTAAATGGTGATGTGGTTTTCGATCCAAAAATACTTCAACTTATCATGGAAAAGAGAAGAGAAAACCTCATCTGTGTAAATAGCAAGAAAGTAGGCGACGAAGAAGTTAAATACAACATTACAAGTGATGGTTACATTAAAAAACTCTCAAAGTCCATCCCAGATGGTCTAGGTGAAGCAGTTGGCATAAACTATGTTAAAAAGGAGACACTACCAATCCTGAGGGAATCACTCATGGAATGTCAAGACCAAGACTATTTCGAGAAAGCCATAGAGAAATCAATAGAAAAAGGTGAAAAGTTTAAGGCCCTTAACATCAAGGATAATTTCTGTATAGAAGTTGATTTCCCAGAGGATCTGGAAAAGGCTAGAAAATATTGCAAGGAGAATTTAGGATGA
- a CDS encoding MBL fold metallo-hydrolase, with translation MGVDDFATITQKRMTGGLRIDNLEGKNIHIDPGPGALIRSYQFGLNPRRLDAILVSHSHTDHYTDAEVLIEAMTRGMTRNKGTVIGSLSVIKGYKDWGPCISKYHLSKTENIILEEGETTKLDNIKITATKTIHGDPTCIGFKFQTPKITISYTSDTAYFNELGSYHHGADVLIASVIRPDNEHIRGHMCSDDFKILIEEVKPKLAIMTHLGMKMIFNDPDGEALRVQEETDTRVIAARDGMCIDLEHLTDHQLTLDDYGYDGPR, from the coding sequence GTGGGGGTGGACGATTTCGCCACCATCACACAAAAAAGGATGACCGGCGGTTTAAGGATAGACAACCTAGAAGGTAAAAACATCCACATAGACCCCGGACCAGGAGCATTGATAAGATCATACCAATTCGGCCTAAACCCCCGCAGACTAGACGCCATACTAGTATCACATTCACACACTGACCATTACACAGACGCCGAAGTCCTCATCGAAGCTATGACAAGGGGGATGACCAGGAACAAAGGGACGGTAATAGGGAGTCTCAGCGTCATAAAAGGTTACAAAGACTGGGGTCCTTGCATATCCAAGTATCATCTAAGCAAAACAGAAAACATAATACTAGAAGAGGGTGAGACAACAAAACTAGACAATATAAAAATCACAGCCACAAAAACAATACATGGAGACCCTACATGTATAGGTTTCAAGTTCCAAACTCCTAAGATAACAATATCCTATACATCAGATACAGCCTATTTCAATGAACTCGGCTCATATCATCATGGTGCTGATGTTTTAATAGCGAGTGTTATAAGACCAGATAATGAACATATAAGGGGGCATATGTGCTCAGATGATTTCAAAATCCTCATAGAAGAGGTGAAACCCAAACTTGCAATAATGACCCACCTTGGCATGAAGATGATATTCAATGACCCAGATGGCGAAGCCCTCAGAGTACAAGAAGAGACAGATACAAGGGTTATAGCTGCAAGAGACGGGATGTGCATAGACTTGGAACATTTAACAGACCATCAATTAACCTTAGACGATTATGGTTACGATGGGCCTCGGTAG
- the rfbX gene encoding oligosaccharide flippase family protein, which translates to MKLLKLLKSEEYKIIAENFFSLSLLQILVYVMPLITLPYLTRTLGVAKYGLVNFAIAFNTYFQILTDYGFALSAVREISINREDKKKVTNIFSSVMIIKGALTIISFLILVLIVFSFPKFAQNWLLYIFAFGLVIGNTLSPTWFYQGMERMKYITILNVLTNLIFLVTIFIFIKRPSDYIYVPLLQSLGLITAGIISLYIIRTKFDVRFHIPPFKDIKETFKDSTQFFLSRASVSIYTSSNSFFLGLFAGNTAVGYYSAAEKLYIAAQGLYSPLVQVTYPYMAKTKNKKFHKKILKYTIILNTILCTMIIILAPVIVKIIFGAAYMPSACVLRILAIALIIVIPSILIGYPYLAVLGQQKYANGSVILGSLVHLAMLIMVSPFINIYIVATLVAITESIVLALRVYGIKKHKLW; encoded by the coding sequence ATGAAACTGCTTAAACTACTAAAATCTGAAGAATACAAGATTATAGCCGAGAACTTCTTCTCACTGTCTTTACTTCAAATATTAGTGTATGTGATGCCACTTATAACATTACCATACCTTACAAGGACACTTGGAGTTGCCAAATATGGTCTTGTAAACTTTGCCATAGCATTTAACACCTACTTCCAAATTTTAACAGATTATGGTTTCGCACTTTCAGCTGTTAGGGAAATATCAATAAACCGTGAAGATAAAAAGAAAGTCACAAACATATTCAGTTCAGTGATGATAATAAAAGGAGCGCTTACCATTATAAGCTTTCTGATACTTGTATTGATTGTCTTCTCGTTCCCGAAATTTGCCCAAAATTGGCTTTTATATATTTTCGCCTTTGGCCTTGTAATAGGCAATACCCTTTCACCAACCTGGTTCTATCAAGGCATGGAGCGCATGAAATACATAACAATCTTAAATGTCTTGACGAACCTCATATTCCTTGTGACAATTTTCATATTCATAAAAAGACCATCAGATTACATCTATGTGCCACTTCTACAATCTCTTGGCCTTATAACAGCAGGGATAATATCACTTTATATAATAAGGACAAAATTTGATGTGAGATTCCACATCCCCCCATTCAAGGATATTAAAGAAACATTCAAGGACAGCACCCAATTTTTCTTATCAAGAGCTTCTGTATCCATATATACAAGCAGTAATTCTTTCTTTTTAGGATTATTCGCTGGTAACACTGCAGTAGGCTATTATTCAGCTGCGGAAAAATTATACATAGCAGCACAAGGCCTTTACAGTCCACTAGTCCAGGTCACATACCCTTACATGGCGAAAACAAAAAACAAGAAATTCCACAAGAAAATTTTAAAATATACCATCATATTAAACACAATACTCTGTACAATGATTATTATCTTAGCTCCCGTCATAGTAAAGATAATATTCGGGGCTGCATACATGCCAAGCGCGTGTGTGCTCCGCATATTAGCCATAGCACTCATAATCGTAATACCCTCTATACTAATAGGCTATCCCTACCTTGCAGTGCTTGGCCAGCAAAAATATGCTAACGGAAGCGTCATACTCGGCTCCCTAGTACACCTTGCAATGCTAATCATGGTTTCACCGTTCATAAACATATACATAGTAGCAACCCTTGTTGCCATAACTGAAAGCATAGTATTAGCATTAAGAGTTTATGGAATAAAAAAACACAAACTCTGGTAA
- a CDS encoding NAD(P)-binding domain-containing protein, which yields MKVSIIGAGSFGTAIAQILAKNIDNVYLLARDEKVIESINRQHENSRYHPGIKLDEKIKAANIKSSHIIDSDYIFLAVPSGSLRSIIRSLDSRLEDKKIISCIKGIEYPSLKTMTTVIQEETDSKTVFCISGPNFADELIRGVTSGVTIGAPKEYQTDIASLLESQNIILDYSENIKGVEFCGILKNVYAVAMGILDGQITGENHKYTLLTLCFREMVKILDEMGYRELFDKFCGFGDFILTALTDKSRNRTLGLMLGKKMQLSKKSTITVESLRSIKAIKALTSKMNLPVLELVYETLKDPKNVNLHIEHFQGTLHETA from the coding sequence ATGAAAGTCTCGATAATAGGTGCTGGGAGTTTCGGAACAGCAATAGCCCAAATATTAGCAAAGAATATCGATAATGTTTATCTTCTCGCAAGAGATGAAAAAGTAATTGAATCTATAAACAGACAACATGAGAACAGCCGGTATCATCCTGGGATAAAATTAGATGAGAAGATCAAAGCAGCCAACATCAAATCCTCCCATATAATAGATTCAGATTATATTTTCCTGGCCGTCCCATCTGGGAGTCTCAGGAGTATCATAAGATCCCTTGATAGTCGCCTTGAAGATAAAAAGATCATATCATGTATAAAAGGTATTGAATATCCTTCACTCAAAACTATGACAACAGTCATCCAAGAAGAGACAGACTCCAAGACAGTATTTTGCATTTCCGGTCCAAATTTTGCAGATGAACTTATAAGGGGCGTTACTTCAGGTGTTACAATAGGAGCCCCAAAAGAATACCAGACTGATATAGCCAGTCTCCTTGAATCCCAGAATATAATACTTGATTATTCAGAGAATATTAAAGGAGTTGAATTCTGCGGTATACTTAAGAATGTTTACGCAGTAGCCATGGGAATACTAGACGGACAAATAACCGGTGAAAACCATAAATACACACTATTAACATTATGCTTCAGAGAGATGGTAAAGATATTAGATGAAATGGGATATAGGGAATTATTTGATAAATTTTGCGGATTCGGGGACTTCATTTTGACCGCGCTAACTGATAAGAGCCGTAATAGGACATTAGGTTTAATGCTTGGCAAGAAAATGCAACTCAGCAAAAAATCCACCATCACAGTAGAAAGCTTGCGCTCCATAAAAGCCATAAAAGCACTGACAAGTAAAATGAACTTACCCGTATTAGAACTTGTCTATGAAACCCTCAAGGATCCTAAAAATGTCAACCTCCATATAGAACATTTCCAGGGAACCTTACATGAAACTGCTTAA
- a CDS encoding cation-translocating P-type ATPase yields METFKKRLIICTLLTIAIIAIVGSSLGYWGTILLSSMIFFYGGYPFFRDAFRELKEKKLGSTILAIIAITTAYLYVISTPSAGIIPIELAIIIMIILFGRWLGKKLTEKIKEPLEEPMRSIPENVHIIENGKVKNAPTDNIRPGNLILVKNGEVIPTDGIIIKGSTVIHPIIKNNIEKTPGETVTAAAINIKKPILIEAIATSKGSFIPQIIEFLRRKDKTTIQESADKIASTLIIIVIALAILTFFYWESMTPALEHAITVLLAASPHAIRLAAPTAILAATIISAKNGIIIKNKKSYETARQLDTMVFNKTGTLTTGQFKVTDIISLDDEIDEGDIINYAAAIESKSQHPIAKGIREVAKEPIPVKKSKTIPGKGIKGYVGDTKIQITSYKHIKDLGFQIENPKILEMIDQGKTLAFIIINDELKGCIGLSDKIKKGAKKTIKTLKDKGIKCIMLTGDHKKVAEPIAMELGLDEYHAELTKEEKAKKIKKMQEDGLRVGMISQPDDIPALKQADLGITIGTGHKLDIEGADIIIPWGTPLDIPSILEIAIAAHNKIKENLAWAAIYNIVAIPLATGILYKQINPPLGAALMVLSVVIPILNSKTIKKRR; encoded by the coding sequence ATGGAAACTTTCAAAAAAAGGCTCATAATCTGCACCCTGCTAACAATAGCCATAATCGCCATAGTAGGATCCAGCCTAGGATACTGGGGCACAATATTACTATCCTCTATGATTTTTTTCTATGGAGGCTATCCATTCTTTAGAGACGCTTTTAGAGAATTGAAAGAGAAAAAACTAGGATCCACGATTTTAGCGATTATCGCAATTACGACGGCCTACCTCTACGTCATATCAACACCTTCAGCAGGGATTATCCCCATAGAATTGGCAATAATCATCATGATAATATTATTTGGGCGTTGGCTCGGAAAAAAATTAACAGAAAAAATTAAGGAACCATTAGAAGAGCCTATGCGCAGCATACCGGAGAATGTACATATTATAGAGAACGGAAAGGTCAAGAACGCCCCCACAGATAATATAAGGCCGGGAAACCTCATACTAGTAAAAAACGGGGAAGTGATACCAACAGATGGTATAATAATAAAAGGTTCAACCGTGATACACCCAATCATTAAAAACAATATAGAGAAGACTCCAGGAGAAACAGTGACAGCAGCAGCAATAAACATCAAAAAACCTATCCTAATAGAAGCAATAGCAACCAGCAAAGGATCATTCATCCCCCAAATAATAGAATTTTTAAGAAGAAAAGATAAAACCACAATACAAGAATCAGCAGACAAAATTGCATCCACCCTCATAATAATAGTGATCGCATTAGCAATACTCACATTCTTCTACTGGGAAAGCATGACACCAGCACTAGAACATGCGATAACAGTACTTTTAGCAGCATCACCACATGCCATCAGATTAGCAGCACCCACTGCAATTTTAGCAGCCACGATAATATCTGCAAAGAATGGTATAATCATAAAAAACAAAAAATCATATGAAACCGCACGCCAACTAGACACCATGGTATTCAACAAGACAGGAACCCTCACAACGGGCCAATTCAAAGTAACAGATATCATATCCTTAGATGATGAAATAGATGAAGGTGACATAATCAACTATGCCGCTGCCATAGAATCCAAAAGCCAACACCCCATAGCAAAGGGTATAAGAGAAGTAGCCAAGGAGCCCATACCAGTGAAAAAATCTAAAACAATCCCAGGAAAAGGAATCAAAGGATACGTAGGAGATACGAAGATCCAAATCACAAGTTACAAACACATTAAAGATCTAGGATTCCAAATAGAAAACCCAAAAATCCTAGAAATGATAGATCAAGGAAAAACACTCGCATTTATAATCATCAACGATGAACTTAAAGGGTGCATCGGACTCTCAGACAAAATAAAAAAAGGGGCGAAAAAGACAATAAAGACCCTCAAAGACAAGGGAATAAAATGTATAATGTTAACAGGAGACCATAAGAAAGTCGCCGAACCCATCGCCATGGAACTAGGATTAGATGAATACCACGCAGAACTCACAAAAGAAGAAAAGGCCAAAAAAATCAAGAAAATGCAAGAAGATGGGCTGAGGGTTGGGATGATAAGCCAACCAGATGACATACCAGCCCTAAAGCAAGCAGATCTTGGGATAACCATAGGAACAGGTCATAAATTGGACATCGAAGGCGCTGATATCATAATCCCATGGGGGACCCCATTGGATATTCCAAGTATATTAGAAATTGCTATAGCAGCTCATAATAAGATAAAGGAAAACCTTGCATGGGCTGCAATCTACAACATAGTAGCTATACCCCTCGCCACAGGAATACTATACAAGCAAATAAACCCACCCTTGGGGGCTGCTCTGATGGTTCTCAGCGTTGTAATTCCAATATTAAATTCCAAAACCATTAAAAAGAGGAGGTGA
- a CDS encoding CDP-glycerol glycerophosphotransferase family protein, whose amino-acid sequence MKQSTIINDIIMKLNLGLRGILRMISRIIPKRDDLIIFTSIPDFSDNSLALFKFMNSIDENLELSWIVNEPQDNTKVKQYTRYDIKGILKILRAGCIVSTHGNLRRVRVPSQVFVNLWHGMPLKAIGHTGNKDTPPFSFDDENYFLIATSTIMRNALSACFNQDPRRIYITGQPRNDKLFKGCDKKIFKILGIDPSVYEKIVLFAPTFRKVGAIDDGKIISYKFNLPDFNKIKFRNFLKEHKILFLVKFHPLEEKVAIKYFRGMENVKLIKTETLQENLIDLYDVLPCVDILVTDYSSVYFDFLLLDRPIIFIVSDVEEYKRRRGFVLEPFEFWTPGPKVQNFKEFLEELKKCIENPNYYRKERKTINDLVNYYKDDKSSERLYKLIFQR is encoded by the coding sequence TTGAAACAGTCTACCATTATCAACGATATTATCATGAAACTTAATTTGGGTCTTAGGGGTATACTGCGCATGATAAGTAGGATAATACCCAAAAGAGATGATCTTATAATCTTCACTAGTATCCCCGATTTCTCAGATAATAGTTTAGCCTTGTTCAAATTTATGAACTCAATAGATGAAAACTTGGAACTCTCATGGATCGTTAACGAACCACAGGATAATACTAAAGTTAAACAGTATACGCGTTACGATATTAAAGGCATTTTAAAGATTTTAAGGGCAGGGTGTATCGTATCAACCCATGGTAACCTGAGACGTGTACGTGTCCCCTCTCAAGTTTTTGTCAACTTATGGCATGGAATGCCACTTAAAGCCATTGGCCATACTGGAAATAAGGATACCCCCCCATTCAGTTTTGATGATGAGAATTATTTTCTTATAGCAACTTCTACGATTATGAGGAATGCTCTATCTGCTTGTTTCAACCAAGATCCTAGGAGAATATATATCACTGGCCAGCCACGAAACGATAAACTTTTCAAAGGTTGTGATAAAAAAATTTTTAAAATACTAGGCATTGACCCCAGTGTCTATGAAAAAATCGTTTTATTTGCACCCACATTCCGGAAAGTTGGTGCTATTGATGATGGCAAGATCATATCATATAAATTCAATCTTCCAGACTTTAACAAGATTAAATTCAGAAATTTCCTCAAAGAACATAAGATTTTATTCCTTGTGAAGTTCCATCCATTGGAGGAAAAGGTGGCCATAAAATATTTCAGAGGTATGGAAAATGTTAAACTCATAAAAACAGAAACATTACAAGAAAACCTTATAGACCTGTATGATGTATTGCCATGTGTTGACATCCTTGTAACGGATTATTCCTCGGTATATTTTGATTTCCTTTTACTTGACAGGCCTATAATATTCATAGTTTCAGATGTTGAAGAATACAAAAGGCGAAGGGGGTTCGTTCTCGAACCTTTCGAATTCTGGACACCAGGACCCAAGGTTCAAAACTTCAAAGAATTCCTTGAAGAATTAAAAAAATGCATAGAAAACCCAAACTATTACAGAAAAGAAAGAAAAACCATAAACGATCTCGTAAATTACTACAAGGATGATAAATCATCTGAAAGATTATACAAACTCATATTCCAGAGGTGA
- a CDS encoding DUF2121 domain-containing protein, producing MSLIITYTSSKGCVIIGDKRKIAYLGSPQKRKELEKELYDGNIKTEEELRAKAEELGIRLNIRDDARKVRSIGDVVVGEVSLKTPFEAKRRRIYATTGAYQIIELIGSNITKFEKGESSIVIFGNTITKKLASRLLKKHWKKKTSLKEVSKLLAKILEEVAARTPTISPEYDMYIKTPRLDKRKAHRLLRETILRDVKTLQKWRAKLQKELLKKSEQIKMASKIITEGEIGRVINVDNDKIEVKLAPNVQAFNIKWKKVAKPGENVLMLKEKPGEVKVGDLVIIENENLQIKDKKIPLQCNVILCKI from the coding sequence ATGAGCCTAATAATAACTTATACTAGTAGCAAGGGTTGCGTAATAATAGGTGACAAGAGAAAAATAGCCTACCTTGGGAGCCCCCAGAAGAGAAAAGAACTCGAAAAAGAATTATACGATGGTAATATCAAAACCGAGGAAGAATTGAGGGCCAAGGCCGAGGAACTTGGTATAAGATTAAATATAAGAGATGATGCAAGGAAGGTTCGAAGCATCGGAGACGTTGTAGTGGGCGAAGTAAGTCTTAAAACGCCCTTCGAGGCTAAAAGGAGGAGAATATATGCCACTACAGGAGCCTATCAGATCATAGAACTTATAGGATCCAATATAACTAAATTTGAAAAGGGTGAAAGCTCCATTGTAATATTTGGGAATACGATAACCAAAAAACTTGCCAGTAGACTATTAAAGAAACATTGGAAGAAAAAAACAAGCCTAAAAGAAGTTTCAAAACTCCTAGCGAAAATACTAGAAGAAGTCGCTGCCAGAACACCAACTATAAGCCCAGAATATGACATGTACATAAAAACTCCAAGACTAGATAAAAGGAAAGCCCATAGACTACTCAGAGAAACCATTCTAAGGGATGTGAAAACACTTCAAAAATGGAGGGCCAAACTACAAAAAGAATTACTAAAAAAGAGCGAACAGATAAAAATGGCATCAAAGATAATAACAGAAGGAGAAATTGGAAGGGTCATAAACGTAGACAATGATAAAATCGAAGTAAAATTAGCCCCTAATGTACAAGCCTTCAACATAAAATGGAAAAAGGTTGCAAAACCCGGAGAAAACGTCCTAATGCTAAAAGAAAAACCGGGAGAAGTCAAAGTGGGCGATCTTGTCATTATTGAAAATGAAAACCTACAAATAAAAGACAAAAAAATCCCACTACAATGCAATGTTATACTTTGCAAAATATGA
- the aroC gene encoding chorismate synthase: MGGNRLGKIFQVTTFGSSHGQAIGAVVDGCPAGLPLNAQDIQIELNKRRPGTSEITTPRREEDKVEILSGIFQGKTDGTPIAAIVYNKDVDSSAYEAIKYKPRPGHGDYGWISRYGHYDYRGGGRGSGRVTIGHVIGGAIAKKLLENFNIRIIGHVTQIGHIKAKRIDPNKIEEYNLENLVRCADENAAEEMEKLILDTKKRGDSIGGIVEVIALGVPAGLGEPVFSKLDADIAHALMGIGAVKGVEIGLGFEVAKHKASEINDEYYIKEGGIQTLTNNSGGIIGGISNGMPIVTRIAVKPTPSISLPQRTVDLKSMRETTIRIKGRHDPCICPRIVPVAEASVAIIIADHMIRAGFIHPCKIDS; encoded by the coding sequence ATGGGAGGTAACAGGTTAGGTAAAATCTTCCAAGTTACAACATTCGGTTCCAGCCATGGCCAGGCCATTGGGGCAGTAGTCGACGGATGCCCCGCAGGCTTGCCATTAAATGCCCAAGATATACAAATAGAACTTAACAAGCGCCGTCCAGGTACAAGTGAAATAACAACTCCCCGAAGGGAAGAGGACAAGGTAGAAATATTATCAGGGATATTCCAGGGCAAAACTGATGGCACTCCTATAGCAGCCATAGTATATAACAAGGACGTGGATTCATCAGCCTACGAAGCCATTAAATATAAGCCAAGACCCGGACACGGAGACTACGGGTGGATAAGCCGTTACGGACATTATGATTATCGTGGAGGCGGGCGAGGCAGTGGAAGAGTAACAATAGGCCACGTCATAGGAGGGGCCATAGCAAAAAAACTCCTAGAAAACTTCAATATTAGGATAATAGGCCATGTGACACAGATAGGCCATATCAAGGCAAAGAGGATAGATCCCAACAAAATAGAAGAGTATAATTTAGAGAATCTTGTAAGGTGTGCTGATGAAAATGCTGCAGAAGAAATGGAGAAGCTCATATTAGACACTAAAAAGAGAGGAGATTCTATTGGTGGCATAGTCGAGGTCATAGCATTAGGGGTACCAGCAGGCCTTGGAGAACCAGTTTTTTCGAAATTAGACGCCGATATCGCCCATGCACTGATGGGCATAGGTGCCGTGAAGGGTGTTGAGATAGGTCTAGGTTTTGAAGTCGCTAAGCATAAAGCAAGCGAAATAAACGATGAATATTACATTAAAGAGGGTGGAATACAAACATTAACCAACAATTCAGGTGGCATAATAGGTGGGATATCTAATGGGATGCCAATAGTCACCAGGATAGCTGTCAAACCAACACCATCAATTTCTTTGCCACAAAGGACAGTAGACCTCAAATCCATGAGAGAAACCACCATAAGAATAAAAGGACGACACGATCCTTGTATATGCCCGAGGATAGTGCCAGTGGCCGAGGCAAGTGTCGCGATAATAATAGCAGACCATATGATAAGGGCAGGTTTCATACACCCATGTAAAATAGACAGTTAA